GTTGAAAGAGGCTGTAGCCCAGGAAGAACGCCGCACCGCTGACGTAGAGCATGAAGTCGTACTGCGCGCCGAAGAGATAGGCCGCGTAGCCGCCGGTCGCGGCGATCCAGCCGATCAGCGCGGCCAGGCGGAGCGTGCCGCGATTTTCGGCTCGCCGCATGTAGGGAAAGATCACGGCCGCGCTGGGAAGGAAGATAACCAGATAGACCCTCCAGAGCTGAGAGCGGTCGAGGCCCAGATCCGTCCAGCTCAGCGGATAAGTGAAGAAGAACATGTTGAGGGCGAGCGAAAGAACGAACGCCGCGACGAAGATGCGGCGCAGGCTGGCGTCGGCCAGCATCGGACCGATCGGCAGCGGGCGCTCCTTTCGCATGCTCGAGTCGCCACGGGGAAACGTCAGCGCCGCGAGAATCGTTGCGAGAACGCCGAGACCGCCCAGGATGTAAAACAGACCGCCGATGCCGACCCTGGCGGCAAGGATCGGTCCTCCCAGAATGCCGAGCATGAACGCGCCGCCGACCGCGATTCCGGTGATCGTGAACGCCTGGGTGCGGACCGTCGAGCGCGTGAGGTCCGCCAGCGCGGCGAGGGCCACCGAACCGACGGCCCCGCCGCCCTGGATCGCCCGGGCGAGGATCAGCTCGTAGATGTCGCGGGCGAGCGCGCAGGCGAGGCTTCCCGCAGCGAACATCGCCAGACCCGCGACCAGCACGGGCCGCCGTCCCCAGCGGTCGCTCGCCCAGCCCAGCGGCACCTGAAAGAGGCACTGCGACAGGGCGTAGACGCCGAAGGCGACGCCCGCCAGCGGGATGGTCGCGGAGGGGTAACGCACGACGTAGGCGCTGAAGATCGGCAGAATCAGGAAAATCCCGAGCAGCCGCAGCGCCGATATGAAGCTCACGACGAGCACCGGCCCCAGCTCCGCCCGATTGAACGAGTAGCGGCTCTCAGACAAAGCTTACGGTCTTTCGGTCAGGGATTGCGCGACATGCGATTCCCGTCAATTTACACCGTCTGAAGAAAATGGAAAGGGACCTCGGGCCGAGCGCCTCACGACGTCCGGCCCGCCGGCGCGCCGGGGCGCACGGCCTCCGGGGCTTGCGCCACGTGGACCACCCGGTGCGGATACGGAATCTCGATGCCTTCGGCGTCGAACGCCTTCTTCAGCCGCCGCCGGTATTCGCGCCCGACGGTGAATTGCTGGAGCGGCAGCGTTTTGAGGCGCGCCTTGATCGTGACCGCCGATTCCCCGAAGCTGTCCACCCCGAAGATCTCGATCGGCTCGAGCATCGCGGAGCCGTACTGAGGGTCGGCCCGCATCTCCTCGGACACCCGCTGCATGACGTCGATGACGCGGTCGGTATCCTCGCGGTAGCCGACGCCGACGTCGATGACGTAACCGGACCACTCCTTGGTCATGTTCGCCAGCGTGTTGATCGAGCCGTTGGGAAAGACGTGCACCACGCCCGCGAGATCGCGCAGCACCACGGTGCGGAACGAGATCGCTTCGACGAGGCCGCCGGTGCCGTTGATGATCGCGACGTCGCCGACGCGGATCTGGTTCTCCAGGATCAGGAAGAAGCCGCTGACGAGATCGCGCACCAGATGCTGCGCGCCGAAGCCGACGGCGATGCCGACGATGCCGGCGCCCGCCAGGATGGGCCCGACGTCGACCCCGACCTCGCCGAGCGCCACCAGGGTGGCGACGAACCAGACCACGCAGACGATGATCGTCCAGAGAACGCTGGTAAGCGTCACGATTCTCTTGGCCCCCGCGCCCGGCACGGTTTCGGTAGCCTGGGCGGCGCGGGTGAGAAGCGCTTCCATCCGCCTGAGGGGCAAGCGGAGCAGCTTGAGCCCGAAATAGGCGGCGGCGAGGATCAGCACGATCCGCACCGCGGCGATCCCGAAACTCACGCTCAAATCGAGCAGCCTCGCGATAAAGCGTTCCGACAAGAGAGCTGGCATGCCGTCTCCTCCTGCTTGGGTTCTCGGTTTCGCGCCCCGCGGCGCCCGCGCCGACCGAGGCTTACGCGCGCGCAGGGCGGTCGCGCCGGATTCGGATCGCCGCACCCTATCACGGCTCGCCCGGCGGCTCACCCTCGATCAACCGCGCCACCGGCGCCAGCCAGGGATCGCCCGCGATCAGCCGCAGGAAGTTCCGCCGCGTCAGGGCGACCGCCGCGCCGAAGGAGACTCCCTTGAGGGCCGCGAGCGCTGTCGCCACTTCCTTGAGGTGGCGGGGCATGCCGGAGGTGCCGACCAGCCATTTGAGGCCGCCGGGATTGTCGGTTTCGAGCAGGAGGCGGTCGTCGGGGATCTGCCGCGCCACCGTCCGGATCGTCTCGGAGTAGAGCAGCTCGACGCCGACGGTGAAATAGGCGCCGAGCTCCGCCAGAGCCCGCAGGATGTCCAGGGGACCGGAATACCAGTGGACGATCGCACGACTGACGTTGTAGCGCTCCAGGAGATCGAGCACTTCCCGCTCCGCGCCTTTCGTGTGGAGGTTTACCGCCTTGCGCTGCTCTCGCGCGGCGGCGAGAAAATAGGCGAACACGCGGCGCTGGGCCGGGTACGTGGCGGCGTCGCGAACCCAGTGGAAGTCGAGCCCGATCTCTCCCAGCAAAGGGCTTTCCTCGATCAGCG
The DNA window shown above is from Candidatus Zixiibacteriota bacterium and carries:
- a CDS encoding MFS transporter, which encodes MSESRYSFNRAELGPVLVVSFISALRLLGIFLILPIFSAYVVRYPSATIPLAGVAFGVYALSQCLFQVPLGWASDRWGRRPVLVAGLAMFAAGSLACALARDIYELILARAIQGGGAVGSVALAALADLTRSTVRTQAFTITGIAVGGAFMLGILGGPILAARVGIGGLFYILGGLGVLATILAALTFPRGDSSMRKERPLPIGPMLADASLRRIFVAAFVLSLALNMFFFTYPLSWTDLGLDRSQLWRVYLVIFLPSAAVIFPYMRRAENRGTLRLAALIGWIAATGGYAAYLFGAQYDFMLYVSGAAFFLGYSLFQPILPAFLTQRIPALGRGTATGLYTFFGFIGSSLGGMLAGALIRISPSLPELFGFLILVAWYFFGLPEPPESGS
- a CDS encoding mechanosensitive ion channel family protein; the protein is MPALLSERFIARLLDLSVSFGIAAVRIVLILAAAYFGLKLLRLPLRRMEALLTRAAQATETVPGAGAKRIVTLTSVLWTIIVCVVWFVATLVALGEVGVDVGPILAGAGIVGIAVGFGAQHLVRDLVSGFFLILENQIRVGDVAIINGTGGLVEAISFRTVVLRDLAGVVHVFPNGSINTLANMTKEWSGYVIDVGVGYREDTDRVIDVMQRVSEEMRADPQYGSAMLEPIEIFGVDSFGESAVTIKARLKTLPLQQFTVGREYRRRLKKAFDAEGIEIPYPHRVVHVAQAPEAVRPGAPAGRTS
- a CDS encoding TatD family hydrolase, with translation MLIDAHVHLDKYGNDLPRALQEIEAERVLTIAVASDVPSYLETRRIAERSPLVVPGFGIHPARAARYAERLREAAPLIEESPLLGEIGLDFHWVRDAATYPAQRRVFAYFLAAAREQRKAVNLHTKGAEREVLDLLERYNVSRAIVHWYSGPLDILRALAELGAYFTVGVELLYSETIRTVARQIPDDRLLLETDNPGGLKWLVGTSGMPRHLKEVATALAALKGVSFGAAVALTRRNFLRLIAGDPWLAPVARLIEGEPPGEP